The following proteins are encoded in a genomic region of Penaeus chinensis breed Huanghai No. 1 chromosome 10, ASM1920278v2, whole genome shotgun sequence:
- the LOC125029504 gene encoding 101 kDa malaria antigen-like, translating to MANLGLMCVVALALTVVVLMVKNSNLQGELSQKSIQHDITKKDLQNELNKEVDRYQTLRNELTNSNKKLAETEAKLKESDAEVSRTFATLTDTNDLVMSLKNKVQEKTDDAAQLKDENEGLRVRIDEMKNEVLKVEEELQKLGEEITQLKTSQTKNLQKLEEAETRNSELQKDSDILSDTLKKNEELITENIHLKQIIETVYKLHGKTDKNDEPKDKKKDKEEKTQEKQGDGKEKTQEDEKEEKQGDQKEKAEEVSQVENATPDDAAAESDGRMTNAIYDMLDNEENRAEEEDGADGETTGDNENAVGEEEEGADAGDQEERFEVVYPAEGFHTAAVDTVEPKLSQLNSFAPPEADMDSSTPL from the exons ATGGCGAACCTGGGACTTATGTGCGTGGTGGCGCTGGCGCTGACAGTGGTCGTCCTGATGGTGAAGAACAGCAATCTGCAGGGAGAGCTCTCGCAGAAATCTATTCAGCATGATATCACAAAGAAGGATCT GCAGAATGAACTGAACAAGGAGGTAGATCGCTACCAGACTCTCAGGAATGAACTcactaacagtaataagaaaCTCGCCGAAACAGAAGCTAAACTAAAG GAATCTGACGCTGAAGTCAGTAGAACTTTCGCAACGTTAACG GACACAAACGATTTGGTCATGTCCCTGAAGAACAAAGTTCAGGAGAAGACTGATGACGCGGCCCAGCTGAAGGACGAAAACGAGGGCTTACGCGTCAGAATTGACGAGATGAAGAATGAGGTCCTGAAAGTAGAGGAGGAGCTGCAGAAACTCGGCGAAGAGATCACGCAGCTAAAGACCTCGCAGACAAAAAATCTACAGAAGCTAGAGGAAGCTGAAACTAGAAATAGTGAACTGCAGAAGGACAGCGATATACTCTCCGATACTCTAAAAAAGAACGAAGAACTGATTACTGAAAATATTCACCTGAAGCAGATCATAGAAACTGTGTATAAACTTCacggaaaaacagacaaaaacgatGAACcaaaggacaagaagaaagataaagaggaaaagactcaagagaagcagggagatggaaaagaaaaaacacaagaggatgaaaaggaagaaaagcaaggaGACCAGAAAGAGAAAGCTGAAGAAGTTTCCCAAGTGGAAAATGCTACTCCCGACGACGCCGCTGCGGAAAGTGACGGGCGAATGACGAACGCAATCTACGACATGTTAGACAATGAAGAGAATCGAgccgaagaagaagacggagcTGATGGCGAGACCACCGGCGATAATGAAAATGCTGTtggcgaggaagaagaaggggcggACGCAGGCGACCAGGAGGAAAGATTTGAAGTAGTGTATCCTGCGGAGGGCTTCCACACAGCCGCGGTGGACACGGTGGAGCCAAAGCTAAGTCAGTTAAACTCTTTCGCACCTCCAGAGGCGGATATGGACTCAAGCACTCCGCTGTAG